CGAGAATTACGAGTCTTCACAAATTCTTTATTAATCTGCATAAAGAGTTTTGTCAGTATGAGTTTGTGTAGGTGATGATGGGTTATGTATTTAAATGCACTTTTGGAAACATGTCCAAATGATTTGAAGCCATCAGAGACGGTCTTGTGTCTTCATTTCAGCTGTCCATCTACTGGTGCCACCCTTTTTTATGGGAGTTTGCAAACATTAAACGGGTgcatttatagttttattttggaACAAAGTTCGTTGTAATTTGATAAACAATTACTTATATTCAGTTTCATGAGCCCTCAGTGGACTAATTGAAGATGCGGCACACCTGACTTACAATGACTTATCTtataaacaaaacaaatttaGGTAAAATTATCTATTGTGATGTGAATGCATGGTTATATAAATTTCAGTTGCATGTAGGTGGCGAAGATTGGTACCCAAATTGGTTGACTAACGAAGTCTCTATGTTATAGTAGTAAGATTTAACTTGCCTGGAACAGAAAGGACTGATATTGAATGTTGAAGCTTGGAATTTAAGTTATAACTTCCACATGCCCCTCCCATATCTTGTACAATTACAATCCCTTTTTATTGGTAAGTTaattaggaaattttttttcttgttagcCTTTTTGGTTTGTGTTTCATGTTCTTTTGAGCAAGTGATGGTTCCCCATTGATAGAATTCTACTTTGTCTATTGTTCCCTCTTTTTTGTCTGCTATTGGGAACAGTTTAGGTCCTGTAACACTGCTTTCTTAACCAATCTGAGAGCCTTAATTCGGTTTATTTATGTCGCTAGTTATGGTTATTGAAACTGATTGTTGCTGTTATTGTCATTTACTGTAGCATGATTCCCCACAAGACAAAGCGAGGAGCAGCTGCACTCGCTCGTTTGAAGGTTTATGAGGGGATCCCACCACCATATGACAAGATAAAGAGGATGGTCATCCCTGATGCTCTCAAGTAAGCGCACTAATTAGTTTTCTAGACATGGCCCAGCACTTTTAGAATTTGTCTTAGCATCTGTAAAGTTTGTTTCTTGTTTGATGGCTAGGGTTCTGAGGCTACAAGCTGGACACAAATACTGTTTGTTGGGAAAGCTTTCGTCTGAGGTTGGATGGAACCACTATGATACCATCAGGGTGAGTTTTTATTCTTTGTTCAAATGTTTCTGCTTTCCCTGTTTGTTGCTTGATTTCCGCTTTCTAGTTGGCTAGAACCACCGTTCCATTGGCAGTTCGTTAACTGGGGGCAATGGATTTGAGGAAACTGTTCCTTTTAAAAGTCTTGTTGATAACTTTGTTGTTTTCGATTTGCATTCTTTGTGGACAGCTAGTCATCTACTACTATTCTTTTCTTACTCCCATAAAGCTTGTTTCTGCAAGCCTGCTGCTGTGTGTTTATTGATATCTGTTAAACGGTGGTCACTGTATCCTCTTTTTGGGAAAACAAGTGGCTCTTATTGTCAATACTGGCTAGATTTTGGGTTTGCTagctttttccttttatttgattGCTACAGAATCGTGaaaaatcatcttgtttcttctCCTGCAGGAGCTTgagaagaagaggaaagagCGAGCTCAGGTAGCATATCAGAGGAAGAAACAGTTAACACAACTGAGGATTAAAGCTGAGAAGGCTGCTGAGGAAAAGCTTGGCCCCCAACTTGAAGTTATTGCTCCTATCAAGTACTAGAGATAATTTACCAGGAGTGACAATTTTGTTGGAAAACGATGATTTATTCGATATGTTTTTGTTAAATACCATCCCTACTCTGGGTGGTTTAtatttggtgtttctttggagattttgctataaaattttctatttatttttgcaTGTTGATTTTGCCCAGTTGTGTAGACTATCACGTTGTGAAATGAGAGAAGctcatgttttttctcaaaCATCTTTTTGGAccagaaaattattttatctggATCCCCTGTTCAAAAATTTCAGACCGGATACATCCTGGAAATTTTCTTTCGACGAAGTTATCAAGTAGATAAGAAATGAagtttatttttgcttttttctGAACATTTAAACAAGAATATACCACTTTGTGCAGTTAACTTTTCTGGAAAAGCCAATAAACAAAGACCAGCCTTCTGAGCCCTCGACAATTTTTAATGTGCAAACCTCAAATTGGTAGTAGcctttca
This Coffea arabica cultivar ET-39 chromosome 3e, Coffea Arabica ET-39 HiFi, whole genome shotgun sequence DNA region includes the following protein-coding sequences:
- the LOC113736312 gene encoding large ribosomal subunit protein uL13w; amino-acid sequence: MVSGSGICAKRVVVDARHHMLGRLASILAKELLNGQKVVVVRCEEICLSGGLVRQKMKYHRFLRKRMNTKPSHGPIHFRAPSKILWRTIRGMIPHKTKRGAAALARLKVYEGIPPPYDKIKRMVIPDALKVLRLQAGHKYCLLGKLSSEVGWNHYDTIRELEKKRKERAQVAYQRKKQLTQLRIKAEKAAEEKLGPQLEVIAPIKY